The proteins below are encoded in one region of Aggregicoccus sp. 17bor-14:
- a CDS encoding OmpP1/FadL family transporter, translating to MKKTLTVATLLAASAVQAAGFNIDTQGSRATGMSTAVTGFIDDASAVYYNPAGILGVKKLDIQVGDTGIIPRIAFTPSEGLGAGVKYNQEFTVSPPPHFYGVYRLTEKLAVGAGVMVPFAARSQWEDGFVGSTRGKVSRFAAWHLNPTVAYEPIKRVRLGAGVDLVRATIHIKRDQPAPMDPGNELELGGGAWGIGFNAGAQVDVVERYLSLGVSYRSQISLNFDGSAHFNGVPPALATLLADQPITGAVRLPTTVNIGLASRPVDNLTLAFDLGYVRWSDFPELFFNFENDALDRPVRKNWEDTVNYHLGGEYAFTDKFAARLGFMYDPTPSPKADTTTPPPPGTAPQSTLGPDLPDADRYKVSVGAGFKFTENIGVDAAYQFLYLHATKTDIPGLPGTFDGTAHVISATFKYQM from the coding sequence ATGAAGAAGACTCTGACCGTTGCGACCCTGCTCGCCGCCAGCGCCGTCCAGGCGGCGGGCTTCAACATCGACACCCAGGGCTCGCGCGCCACGGGCATGTCGACCGCCGTCACCGGCTTCATCGATGACGCGAGCGCCGTCTACTACAACCCGGCCGGCATCCTCGGCGTGAAGAAGCTGGACATCCAGGTGGGCGACACGGGGATCATCCCCCGCATCGCCTTCACGCCCTCCGAGGGCCTGGGTGCGGGCGTGAAGTACAACCAGGAGTTCACCGTCTCGCCGCCGCCGCACTTCTACGGCGTGTACCGCCTCACGGAGAAGCTGGCCGTGGGCGCGGGCGTGATGGTGCCCTTCGCGGCGCGCAGCCAGTGGGAGGACGGGTTCGTGGGCAGCACCCGCGGCAAGGTGAGCCGCTTCGCTGCCTGGCACCTCAACCCCACCGTGGCGTACGAGCCCATCAAGCGCGTGCGCCTCGGCGCGGGCGTGGACCTGGTGCGCGCCACCATCCACATCAAGCGCGACCAGCCGGCGCCCATGGATCCGGGCAACGAGCTGGAGCTGGGCGGCGGCGCCTGGGGCATCGGCTTCAACGCCGGCGCCCAGGTGGACGTGGTGGAGCGCTACCTGTCGCTGGGTGTGAGCTACCGCAGCCAGATCAGCCTCAACTTCGACGGCAGCGCGCACTTCAACGGCGTGCCGCCGGCGCTGGCGACCCTGCTGGCGGACCAGCCCATCACCGGTGCGGTGCGCCTGCCCACCACGGTGAACATCGGCCTCGCCTCGCGGCCGGTGGACAACCTCACGCTGGCCTTCGACCTCGGCTACGTGCGCTGGAGCGACTTCCCGGAGCTGTTCTTCAACTTCGAGAACGACGCGCTGGACCGCCCGGTTCGCAAGAACTGGGAGGACACGGTGAACTACCACCTGGGTGGCGAGTACGCCTTCACGGACAAGTTCGCCGCGCGCCTGGGCTTCATGTACGACCCGACCCCGTCGCCGAAGGCGGACACCACCACGCCGCCGCCGCCGGGCACCGCGCCCCAGTCCACGCTGGGGCCTGACCTGCCGGACGCGGACCGCTACAAGGTCAGCGTGGGCGCGGGCTTCAAGTTCACCGAGAACATCGGCGTGGACGCGGCGTACCAGTTCCTCTACCTGCACGCGACGAAGACGGACATCCCGGGCCTGCCGGGCACCTTCGACGGCACCGCGCACGTGATCAGCGCCACCTTCAAGTACCAGATGTAG
- a CDS encoding SEC-C domain-containing protein, whose protein sequence is MSPRPSQPGRNDPCPCGSGKKYKACHAGEDRERERAAAAPSSPGPRSAQQAVGAELDAAVKLLGDADTSRLSAALERLGGLLERFGPAPGLRFAEEAFGQHVSAHLKGLAKAEEAGAPEAEAAPADARRHLLVSTVRALATPAFLEQLRVALLGRAQDPARTAEERQALYVGALLAAAGKGALGKGAKGGRARFAPEDVPVLDVLFDVQLREWTARQEGLAEKLAEQLAAQAREDPELGARLEAEAKERAARVEAALRRPETPALFTPEEELWFTCVLWGPLGAVKSASQDPEQRRAAVTALIRAVRTALTPEAAPGLLEGLLARLRERARDPQLPPEQRDLLTDAAIAFEAEPARMVMASLFTGRQESLGRSAEEAVLLADLRAKTQWTPADLEPLRAHLEAAGLGAAAERVRQSQAWLAAHPVSLG, encoded by the coding sequence TTGAGCCCCCGCCCCTCCCAGCCCGGCCGCAACGACCCCTGCCCCTGCGGCAGCGGCAAGAAGTACAAGGCCTGCCACGCGGGCGAGGACCGCGAGCGCGAGCGCGCCGCCGCGGCGCCTTCGTCCCCGGGCCCGCGCAGCGCGCAGCAGGCGGTGGGCGCGGAGCTGGACGCCGCGGTGAAGCTGCTGGGGGACGCGGACACCTCGCGCCTCTCCGCGGCGCTCGAGCGCCTGGGCGGGCTGCTCGAGCGCTTCGGCCCGGCGCCGGGCCTGCGCTTCGCGGAGGAGGCCTTCGGCCAGCACGTCTCCGCGCATCTGAAGGGGCTCGCGAAGGCGGAGGAGGCGGGCGCCCCCGAGGCGGAGGCCGCGCCCGCGGACGCGCGCCGCCACCTGCTGGTGAGCACCGTGCGCGCGCTCGCCACGCCCGCCTTCCTCGAGCAGCTGCGCGTGGCGCTGCTGGGCCGCGCGCAGGACCCCGCGCGCACGGCCGAGGAGCGCCAGGCGCTGTACGTGGGCGCGCTGCTCGCGGCCGCCGGCAAGGGGGCACTGGGCAAGGGGGCCAAGGGAGGCCGCGCGCGCTTCGCCCCCGAGGACGTGCCGGTGCTGGACGTGCTCTTCGACGTGCAGCTGCGCGAGTGGACGGCGCGCCAGGAGGGGCTCGCGGAGAAGCTCGCGGAGCAGCTCGCGGCCCAGGCGCGCGAGGACCCGGAGCTGGGCGCGCGGCTGGAGGCGGAGGCGAAGGAGCGCGCGGCGCGCGTGGAGGCCGCGCTGCGCCGCCCGGAGACCCCGGCCCTCTTCACCCCCGAGGAGGAGCTGTGGTTCACCTGCGTGCTGTGGGGCCCCCTGGGCGCGGTGAAGAGCGCGAGCCAGGACCCCGAGCAGCGCCGCGCCGCCGTCACCGCGCTCATCCGCGCGGTGCGCACCGCGCTCACCCCCGAGGCCGCGCCGGGCCTGCTCGAGGGGCTGCTCGCGCGGCTGCGCGAGCGCGCGCGCGACCCGCAGCTGCCGCCCGAGCAGCGCGACCTCCTCACCGACGCGGCCATCGCCTTCGAGGCGGAGCCCGCGCGCATGGTGATGGCCTCGCTCTTCACCGGGCGCCAGGAGTCGCTGGGGCGCTCCGCGGAGGAGGCGGTGCTGCTCGCGGACCTGCGCGCCAAGACGCAGTGGACGCCCGCGGACCTCGAGCCGCTGCGCGCGCACCTGGAGGCGGCGGGGCTGGGCGCTGCGGCGGAGCGCGTGCGCCAGAGCCAGGCGTGGCTCGCCGCGCACCCCGTCTCGCTCGGCTGA